Proteins encoded by one window of Vitis vinifera cultivar Pinot Noir 40024 chromosome 10, ASM3070453v1:
- the LOC132254572 gene encoding cytochrome P450 714C2-like — protein MCSLVIVWFRKVLILGYGCQQYIWGPDAEKFNPERLANGISGACRSPKAYIPFGVGQRICPGQSLAIAEMKIMYALILSNFSLSLSPNHRHPPRLNLQLEPENGVDLIIPSEDMREPKLLVHCA, from the coding sequence ATGTGCAGCTTGGTGATAGTTTGGTTCCGAAAGGTGTTAATACTTGGATATGGATGCCAACAGTACATCTGGGGGCCTGATGCAGAAAAGTTCAACCCTGAGAGGCTTGCTAATGGAATTTCTGGGGCCTGCAGGTCTCCCAAAGCCTACATCCCATTTGGTGTTGGACAAAGAATTTGCCCTGGCCAAAGCTTAGCCATTGCAGAAATGAAGATCATGTATGCTTTGATTCTATCCaacttctctctctccctctctcccaaTCATCGCCACCCCCCTCGCTTGAACTTGCAGCTAGAGCCTGAAAATGGAGTGGATCTCATCATTCCATCCGAAGATATGAGGGAACCAAAATTACTTGTGCATTGtgcataa